From Bradyrhizobium erythrophlei:
TCCAGCAAGTTGGCGAACACGTCGACCCGGCCATGGGCTTCGAGATCGCCCGTGGAGTGATAGGCGTTCTCGTTGATCATCTCTTCCGACAGCACCGGCTCGAGTTCGACCATCGCCATGTTGCAGAGCTTCGGGAAATCGCCGCTCTGGTCCAGCACATAGGCGACGCCGCCGGACATGCCGGCCGCGAAATTACGCCCGGTCTTGCCGAGTACCACCACGATGCCGCCGGTCATGTATTCGCAGCAATGGTCGCCGGCGCCCTCGACGACCGCGACCGCACCGGAGTTGCGCACCGCGAAGCGCTCGCCGGCGATGCCGCGGAAATAGCATTCGCCCTCGATCGCGCCGTACATCACGGTGTTGCCGACGATGATGGATTCTTCCGGCACGATGGCGGAGTTGCGCGGCGGCTTGATGATGATGCGGCCGCCGGACAGGCCCTTGCCGACATAGTCATTGCCTTCGCCTTCGAGTTCGAAGGTGATGCCGTGCGTCAGCCAGGCGCCGAAGGCCTGGCCCGAGGTGCCCTTGAAGTTCACACTTATCGTGTCGTGCGGCAGCCCGGCATGGCCGTAGATCTTCGCCACCTTGCCGGACAGCATCGCGCCGGCGCTGCGGTCGGTGTTGTTGATCTCCATCTCGAACTTGACCGGCGCGCCGCGGTCGAGGGCGGCTTGCGCCTTCTCGATCAGCCGGCGGTCGAGCACGGCCTCCAGATGGTGGTTCTGCGCCTCGGCGCGATAGATCTTCTGGCCCTTCTCTTCCTTCTGGCGCACGAACAGCTTCGAGAAATCGAGCCCCTTGGCCTTCCAGTGCGCCACCAGCGTCGACTGGTCGAGCATCTGGGTCTGGCCCACCATCTCGTTGAAGGTGCGGTAGCCGAGCGAAGCCATGATCTCGCGCACTTCCTCGGCAACGAAGAAGAAGTAGTTGATGACGTGCTCGGGCTGGCCGGTGAAGCGCTTGCGCAGCACCGGGTCCTGCGTCGCAACGCCCACGGGGCAGGTGTTGAGATGGCATTTGCGCATCATGATGCAGCCCGCCGCGATCAGCGGCGCGGTGGCAAAACCGAACTCATCGGCGCCGAGCAGCGCGCCGATCACGACGTCGCGTCCAGTGCGGAAGCCGCCGTCGACCTGCACCACGATGCGGCTGCGCAGCCGCTCGCGCACCAGCGTCTGGTGGGTTTCGGCAAGCCCGATTTCCCACGGCGAGCCGGCATGCTTGATCGAGGTGAGGGGCGAGGCGCCGGTGCCGCCCTCGAAGCCGGCGATGGTGACATGGTCGGCGCGCGCCTTGGCAACGCCAGCAGCGACCGTGCCGACGCCGATTTCGGAGACGAGTTTTACGGACACCAGTCCATCGGGGTTGACGTTTTTCAGATCGTAGATCAGCTGCGCCAGATCCTCGATCGAATAGATGTCGTGATGCGGCGGTGGCGAGATCAGGCCGACGCCGGGCGTCGAATGCCTCACCTTGGCGATGGTGGCGTCAACCTTGTGGCCGGGCAATTGACCGCCTTCGCCGGGCTTTGCGCCCTGCGCCATCTTGATCTGCATCATGTCGGAATTGACGAGATATTCCGTGGTGACGCCGAACCGGCCCGAGGCGACCTGCTTGATCGCCGAACGCATGGAATCGCCGTTCGGCAACGGCTTGAAGCGATCGCTCTCCTCGCCGCCCTCGCCGGTGTTGGACTTGCCGCCGATCCGGTTCATCGCGATCGCGAGCGTGGTATGCGCCTCGCGCGAGATCGAGCCGAACGACATCGCGCCGGTGGCGAAGCGCCTGACGATGTCCTTGGCCGGCTCGACCTGGTCGAGGGCGACAGGCTTGCGCTTCTCATCCTCGGCGCTCTTGAGCTTGAACAGGCCGCGCAACGTCAACAGCCGCTCGGACTGCTCGTTGAGGATTTTTGCGAACGCGTTGTAGCGCTCCAGCGAATTGCCGCGCACGGCATGCTGCAGCGTCGAGACGGACTCGGCGGTCCAGGCGTGGTCCTCGCCGCGGGTGCGGTAGGCGTATTCGCCGCCGACATCGAGCGCGGTCTTGTAGACCGGGGCGTCGCCGAACGCGTCGGAATGGCGGCGCGCGGTCTCCTCGGCGATTTCGGCCAAGCCGACGCCCTCGATCCGGGTGTGAGTGCCGACGAAATATTTCGAGACGAAATCCGCCTTCAATCCGACGGCGTCGAAGATCTGCGCGCCGCAATAGGATTGATAGGTCGAGATGCCCATCTTCGACATCACCTTCAGCAGGCCCTTGCCGATCGACTTGATGTAGCGCTTGACGATCTCGTAATCGTCCAGCGCCGCCGGCAGCCGGTCCTTCATCGCGACGATGGTCTCGAAGGCGAGATAGGGGTTGATCGCTTCGGCACCGTAGCCGGCGAGGCAGGCGAAGTGGTGGACCTCGCGCGGCTCGCCGGATTCGACCACAAGGCCGACCGAGGTGCGCAGGCCGGTGCGGATCAGATGATGGTGCACGGCGGCGCAGGCGAGCAGCGAGGGTATCGGAATCCGGTCCGAGCCCGCCATGCGGTCGGATAGGATGATGATGTTGACGCCTTCGCGCACCGCGGCTTCGGCGCGCGCACACAATTCGTCGAGCACCTGCTCGAGCCCCGCAGCACCCAGGCCGGCATGGAAGGTGGTGTCGAGCGTGCGCGACATGAACTGGCTATCGGCGATATCGGAAATCGACCGGATCTTTTCCAGATCGGCGTCGGTCAGGATCGGCTGGCGCACTTCGAGGCGCTTGTTGCCCGCCACGCCCTGCAGGTCGAACAGGTTCGGCCGCGGCCCGATGATCGAGACCAGGCTCATCACCAGCTCCTCGCGGATCGGATCGATCGGCGGGTTGGTGACCTGCGCGAAATTCTGCTTGAAGTAGGTGAACAGCGGCTTCGGCTTGTCCGACAGCGCCGAGATCGGCGTGTCGTTGCCCATCGAGCCGTTGGCCTCTTCGCCGGTCGATGCCATCGGCGTCATCAGGATATTGATGTCTTCCTGGCTGTAGCCGAACGCCTGCTGCCGATCGAGCAGCGGCAGGTTGGAGCGCATGCCCTTGGTCGGTGCGTCCGGGAGTTCTTCCAGCACGATCTGGGTGCGGTCGAGCCACGCGCGATAGGGGTGGCTCTTGGCGAGCTGCGCCTTGATCTCGTCGTCGGGAATGAGGCGGCCCTGTTCGAGGTCGACCAGCAGCATCTTGCCGGGCTGCAGCCGCCACTTGGTGACGATGTGCTCCTCCGGGATCTTCAGCACGCCCATTTCCGAGGCCATGACGATGCGGTCGTCCGACGTCACGAGGTAGCGCGCCGGACGCAGGCCGTTGCGGTCCAGCGTGGCGCCGATCTGGCGGCCGTCGGTGAAGGCGATCGCGGCGGGACCGTCCCACGGCTCCATCAGGGCTGCGTGATATTCGTAGAACGAGCGGCGCTCCTCATCCATCAGGGGATTGCCGGCCCAGGCTTCCGGAATCATCATCATCACGGCGTGCGGCAGCGAGTAGCCGCCCTGCACCAGGAATTCGAGCGCGTTGTCGAAGCAGGCAGTGTCGCTTTGTCCTTCATAGGAGATCGGCCACAGCCTGGAGATGTCCTTGCCGTAGAGTTCCGAATGCACCGAGGCCTGGCGCGCCGCCATCCAGTTGGTGTTGCCGCGCAACGTGTTGATCTCGCCATTATGGGCGATCATCCGGTACGGATGCGCCAGCGACCAGGTCGGGAAGGTGTTGGTCGAGAACCGCTGATGGACCAGCGCCAGCGCGCTCTCGAAATCGGGCTCGCTCAGGTCGGGATAGTATTTGCCGAGCTGGTCGGCGAGGAACATGCCCTTGTACACCACCGTGCGGCACGACATCGACACCGGGTAATAGCCGGCCAGCCCGCGGTCGCGGCGCTGATAGATCGCCTGCGAGATCGACTTGCGCAGGATGTAGAGCTTGCGCTCGAATTCGTCCTCGGTCTTGGCCGCGCCGTTGCGGCCGATGAACACCTGCATGTGCGCGGGCTCGGTCGGCTTGACGGTTTCGCCGAGCGAGGAGTTGTCGGTCGGCACGTCGCGCCAGCCGAGCAGCATCAGGCCTTCGGCCTTGATCTGGTCGGCGATGATGCTCTTGATGACTTTGCGCCACGCCGCTTCCTTCGGCATGAACAGCGCGCCGACGGCATAGTCGCCTTGCTTCGGCAGCTGGAAGCCGATCTCGGTCGCCTTGCGAACGAAGAAGTCGTGCGGAATCTGCACCAGGATGCCGGCGCCGTCACCGGCGCGCGGATCGGCGCCGACCGCGCCGCGGTGCTCGAGGTTGCAGAGAATGTTGAGCGCGTCGGAGACGATCTGATGCGACTTCTTGCCCTTGATGTTGGCGATGAAGCCGACGCCGCAGGAATCCTTCTCCAGCGCGGGATCGTACATGCCCACGGCCGGCGGGCGCCAGTCGTGCTCGCGCGCGGGATTTTCAAGCGCTTGCGCTTCCGGTTTCGAATCCGGGGTCGCCGACAGCGCATCTGCGTTGATGATTTCGCGCTCGAATTCCGACCCGCTCATCTCAAATCCTCTCAATAAGGCTAAGGGCCTCACCGCCTGTCGTCGGCGCACCTTGGGCGTTCTGCGGCACCCACCGGGCCACCGCTCGTCCTCCGCGAGCCGCAATTTCATAAATTCAGGCCTGGGCGTTCAGCGTCCCCGACGAACGGCCTTGCCTGCACCTTCTCGGCGGCCGAAGCGCCGAACTTTCGTTGCAATCCCCGTGCCGGGTTTGCTCCGCAATTGAGACAGCGTTGCTGTCCTAACTCCGACCATGCCAAACTTTTTTCTATCACACAAGCGCTTGAAAGTCGCCGGTTGCATGACGCGCCGGCGGTTACGGCATGGCGGGCCGCGTGCCCCGGATTTGAGGCAAACGCGCCGCGATCCGGCCAAAGCTCCGCCGAATTCGGCGCTGAGTTTAGCGGGTGGGAAAAGGAGCGAAAAGCTCCGGGCGACACGCATTTGCAGGAGCGATCGATGAAGCTGTTCACCGGATGGGTCGTGTCGGCCGGGCTGGTTGTTACCGCCGCGGCCGCCAATGCGCAGGTTTTGGTGCCCAATCATATCGGTCGGCCGGGTTACGCCGCCGTCTCCGACTTCGAGGGGCCGTATGCGGCGATGCCGCCGGACGCACCGGTGCCACGTTACGGCTACGGGCCGGCCCTGCTGCCGCCGCAGGAGGTCTATTTGGTCGTGCGCGAGAACGGATTTTCCCCGCTCGGCGCGCTGCAGCAGCGCGGCTTCATCTACACAATCGCGGTGATCGATCGCCGCGGTGACGATGGGCGGCTGGTGATCGACGGCCGCACCGGACGCATCCTCCGCTTCATACCTGCCTACTACCGGATGGGCGACAACCCACGTGAGGATATGCCGGCAGCCTATGGCCTGCCCGGGCCGCCGCCGGTCAGCCCGATCCGGGGCGGGCCGCGGCCGCCAGCCTCGATCCCGCATCTTGCCAGCCGCACTCCCCCGGCGGTGCCGCTGCCGAGAGGCACGCCGCCGCACGGCGACGTGAAGCCTCTGGCCGCCGAACCAGCGCCGCAGCAAGCGGCGGTGCAGGCGAAACCGGTGGATACGCCAACGGCCGCGCCAGCCGCGGCCCCAGCCGCCGTCGCCGCAAAACCCGCAGCCCCACCGATCCTGCCGACGCAGGAGATGCCGAAGGCGCAGGGGCTGGATTGAAACTCTTAATCCCTCCCCCTCGCGGCCCCAACGGGGAGGGATGAAGCAACACAAAAAACGCCCCGGTTTCCCGGGGCGTTTTCGCATTCGGGGTTTGCAGCGAATACCGGGTTACGCGGCGGCCTTCTCGGCCGAACCGTCGACCACCTGCGGCGCTGGCGCGGTGGTGGTGATCGGAATGCTGCGGGGCTTCTTGGCCTCGGGAATCTCGCGGACGAGATCGACGTGGAGCAGGCCGTTCTCGAGCGAGGCGTTCTTCACCACCACGAAGTCGGCGAGTTGGAAGGCGCGTTCGAAGGCGCGCGCGGCGATGCCGCGATACAGCACCTCGGCCTTGTCCTGGCCGTTCACTTTGGCGGTCTTTTCGCCCTTGATCGTCAGCGTATTCTCCTTAGCGACGATCGAGAGTTCGTTCTGCGCGAAGCCGGAAACCGCGACCGTGACGCGGTAGCTGTTGTCGCCGGTGCGCTCGATATTGTAGGGCGGATAGCCGGTGCCGCCGTCGGGCGTGGCGCGATCAAGCAGCGAAAACAGCCGGTCGAAGCCGACGGTGGAACGATAGAACGGGGTGAGATCATAAGTACGCATGGTTAGTCCTCCATTGAGCGACTGCTGGGTTAACCCGCCCGCCAATCGGGCCGGGCTTTTCGCGATGTGCAGCCTCGGTGATCCGGTTGTTCCGAAACACTGGTAGCGGCCTGCACGAAGGTGATATGGGAGGGGTCAGACGGCGTTCAAGAAGCGGGGATTTGCCGCTTTTTTCGCGCTCCCGCCCTTGATTTCCAGCGCCTTTTACCTAGCCGGTCAAAAGCCCATGACGCTCGTCTCGATTCCCGCCAATCCCGTTCCGGAGAACGTCGTCGCCGGCACCATCAAGACCCCCGACGGCGCCGAACTGCGCTTCGCGCGCTGGGCGCCGCCGGTGGGCCGAAAAGGTACGGTCTGCGTCTTCACCGGCCGCAGCGAGCAGATCGAAAAATATTTCGAGACTGTGCGCGATTTGCGCGACCGCGGCTTCGCCGTGGCAATGATCGACTGGCGCGGGCAGGGCCATTCGTCGCGGCGGCTGCGCGATCCGCGCAAGGGCTATGTCCGCGATTTCTCCGACTACGAAGTCGATGTCGAGACCTTCGTGCAGCAGGTGGTGCTGCCGGATTGCCCGCCGCCGCATTTCGCGCTGGCGCATTCGATGGGCGGCGCGGTGATGCTGCGGGTCGCGCACGCCGGAAAGCGCTGGTTCGACCGCATGGTGCTGTCGGCGCCGATGATCGACCTGCCGGGACGCCGCACGTCGTTTCCGGTGCGCGCGTTCCTGCGCGCGCTACGGCTCGCCGGCCAGGGCGGCCGCTACATTCCCGGCGGCAGCGATATGCTGATCGGCTCTGAATCCTTCGTCAACAATCCCCTGACCAGCGATCCCGTACGCTTCGCCCGCAACGCCGCGATCCTCGAGGAAGACCCCACGCTGGGGCTCGGCTCGCCGACGGTGGCCTGGGCCGATACCGCGTTCCGGGCGATGCACGGTTTTCGCGCCGCCGATTACCCCTCGCAGATCCGCCAGCCGATCCTGATGCTGGCCGCCAGCAACGACAGCGTCGTGTCGACGGCTGCGATCGAGGAGTTCGCCTATCATTTGCGCGCGGGCTCGCATCTGGTGATCGCCGGTGCCAAGCACGAAATCCTGCAGGAACAGGACCGCTACCGCGCCCAGTTCTGGGCCGCTTTCGACGCCTTCGTCCCGGGCACGCCGCTGTTCAAGTGACGAGAGAACCGCCTAGCCTGATCGGTTCAAATTGAATTAGAACCGGGCGCTAGCTCTTTGTTTTGACGCGTTTTCTTCACGCGAACCGGTATCCACCCCGCATCAAGTGCGGGGCAGGCTTTCGCTCGAAAACGCTCTCAAGCTGTACGCTTTGGGGCAGTTTGAACGAGCGTCAGTCTGGTCGACGGTATACCGGCTTTCAGAAGGCCCTCGCGATAATGGGCGATGTCGGCGGGATTTTTCCAGCGGAAATTCCGCAAATGCCGTTCGACGGTGAGGCCTGGAAAGCTGGTCAGCAAGACCTCGGCCGCCTTTGCCGTTTCATCGCTTCTTCCCAATTGTGCCAGCGCCGCGGCCCGCACCGCCAGCACCTGAAGATGATTGGGGTTCAGATACAAGGCTTCGCGCGCCCAGGACAGCGATGCATCATATTGTCCCAGAAGGTAATGGCTGAACGCGTTCAACGCCGCCCATTTATACCGGGGGTCGCTGTTGCCGCGCTGTACGGCCGTGGAAAACAGCTCGATGGCCTGTCGATGTTCGCCGATCACGAGATGACATATTCCAAGCACGCCGCGGGCACCCATGTCGTACGGGTTCACCTTGACCGCCCTGTTGGCGGCCCCCAGTGCCGCGTCGTAATTGCCTTCCATCGCATGCATATAGGACAGAATCGAAAATGCGAAGGAGGAACGCGGATCGAGCCGGACACTGGCTTCCGCCAGGCTCATCGCCTCGGACCACAATTGACGCGTGCTCTTGATCCAACCGTACTGCACGCCCTGCACCAGCACGGTGGCGAGATAGGCGCGTGCAATGGCAAGCGCCGGATCGAACGCGATGGCCTCCCTGAACAGCGCGATCGAGGTTTCGAAATCCGCTTTGGTGTGAAGGTAATAATGTGAAAGCCCCCTCAGGAACCGGTCCCATGCGGTCAGATCGGTGGACGATGACCGCGCGGGAGCCGACGCTTCCGCCCGAAAGATCTCCGGGGCCAGGGCTGCGGACAGGCTGGTGGTGATTTCATCCTGCATCGCGAACAGATCGCCGATGTCCCGGTCATACCGGCCGGCCCACAAATGCTCGCCATTTTCGGGAGCGATCAGTTCGGCAGTGACACGAATTTTGCTTCCACCACGCCGGACCGACCCCTGGATCAGGTAGGTCGCGTCAATCTCGCGCGCGATCAGGCGGGTGCTCAGATTCTTGCCCTTGAACGAAAACGTCGAATTCCGGCTTAGCACCCGATAGAGCGATTGCAGGGAGAGCGCGTGAATGAGGTCCTCGGTGAGGCCGTCGGAAAAATATTCGTCGGCGCCGTCGCTGAGATTCGTGAAGGGCAGTACGCCGACGATCGCGGTCCGATATTGCGCCGGCAGGTTTGTCGCGCTTCGCGGCTCGCGGGTACGGTCGTCCAGCCCGCCGGGTGCCCAGGTCCAGACGTTGACCGGCTCGTCGATATTCTTGAAGCGGTGAGCGCCGGTGTCGACAAGGCTCACGCCGAGATGCTTGCCGGCCTCATGGTAGGCCTTTTCCGATACGGCGACGCCGCCGGGAGCGGCCACCGATTCGAGCCGGACGGCGATGTTCACGCCGTCGCCGAAGACCTCGTCCTCGTCGGCGATCACATCTCCCATGTGGACGCCCAGACGGAACTGCATGACGCGATCCGCGGGAAGCTGGTTATTCCGCTCCACCATCAGCGTTTGCACGGCGATAGCGGACTCGATGGCGCCGACGATGCTCGGGAATTCCAGCAGGAAGCCGTCGCCGGTGTTCTTCACCACCCGGCCGCCATGATTGAGAATGATCGGATAGATCGCGCTGCGGTGGGCCTTGAAGGCGGCGTGCGTGCCTTCCTCGTCGGCACCCATCATTCGGGAGTAGCCGGCAACGTCAGCGCAAACTATGGCCGCCAGACGTCTCTCCATTCATCCTGCTCCCGAACCGGCGCATACTAGTACGTCGCCGGCCGATCGAAGCCAATGGTTTTAAGCGCATGATTTCCGGTGGAACCAAGACTTGGGGAGCGGCGCGATGCAAAGCCCTCCAAATTCGGCGCAGGCTGGATGTGGCGCTCATTTTGGCACCCTTCGCGAGTGAGGAGGAGTCTCGTCAACCCGCCAGTGTGTTGTAGATCGCGCTGGCCGCGAGATAGAGTCCGAGAAAGATCATCGCGATCAGGAACCAGCGGCGGAACACCTCGGGCTGCATCCGCGAGCGTACCGCCTGCCCGACAAACATGCCGGCAAAAGCGGCGGCCATGGCGATCGCGCCGGGCAGCGCGGTCGCAGCGCTCAACAGGCCGGCGCTGGTGAGATTGAAGGCCAGCGCCAGCGTCGCCACGGTGAAGAAGACCCCGAGCGCCTGCACCAGCTCGTCCTTCTCCATGCCGATCGCCTGCATGAACGGCATCGACGGGATCACCTGCACGCCGGTCGCGGCGGAAATCATGCCCGTCGTGACGCCGACGATGCCGCCGATCCATTTTTCGTTCCGGCGCGCGACCTTCAAGCTGAACGTGCTCAAGCCCACGATCGCATAGATCACCAGCAGCACGCCGAGCACGATGGTGCCGTAGCGCGCATAGGGGCCGGTCAGCATGCCGGCGTTCAGCCAGATGCCGATTACGGTGCCCGCCATCAGCGGCCACAGCCGCCGGACGATGTCGCGCAGATAGGGGCCGACGAAGGTCTGCCAGATATTGGTGACGATGGCGGGCACGATCACGATCGCGAGCGCGTGCGCCGGCGGCATGGTGACCGCGAGCAGGCCCATCGACACTGTCGGCAGGCCGAGCCCGATCACGCCCTTGACGAAACCCGCCAGCAGGAAGGCGGCAGCGACCAGAATCAGCAGAGGTTCGGACATGCGCAATAGATTGACCGATCGGCGGCGGCGGCACAATCTGGAGCTTACGGAGCTAGCCTTCGGCTACAACGAAGGCAGATAGCCCAGGGAGACTGCCATGCGTTTCGATCTGGTCGACCTGCAACTGTTCGTCGCCGTCGCGGAGACCCGCAGCATCACCAATGGCGCGCAGCGCGTCCATCTGGCGCTGGCGTCCGCCAGCGCGCGGATCAAGGGGCTGGAGGCGGCGCTCGGCGTGTCGCTGCTGCGGCGCGGCCGCCGCGGCGTCGAGCTGACCGCGGCCGGCGAAACCCTGCTCGATCATGCCAGGGTCGTGCTGCATAATGTGGAGACGATGCGCGGCGATCTCGCCGCCTTTGCGCGCGGGGTGAAGGCGACCGTCCGCTTCCTCGCCAATACATCGGGGCTGTCGGAATATCTGCCGAAGACGCTGGCCGCTTTTCTCGCCGAGCATCCGCACATCTCGATCGACGTCGAGGAACACGAAAGCGGCGAGATCGCGCGCGCGATCGCCGCCGGCGCCGCCGATCTCGGGCTGGCGGCGGAGCATGCGCTGCCCGACAATATCGAGCGGATCGCCTTCAGCGAGGACCGCCTGGTGCTGGTCGCCACGCGCCATGACGAACTGGCGAACCGGCGGCAGGTCGAGTTTCGCGAGGTGGTGGAGCGGGATTTCGTCGGCCTGATCACCTCCAGCGCCTTGCACACGCATATCGCCGGACACGCCGCCCGCCTCGGGACCCGCCTGCGCTTTCGCGCCCGGCTCAACAATTTCGATGCGATCGGCCAGATGGTGGCCGCGGGCATCGGTGTTGCCGTGATGCCGGAGATCGCCGCGCGACGCTGCGCGCGGTCGATGAAGATCAATGTGATCCGGATCAGGGATCCCTGGGCCAACCGCCGGCTCGCGATCTGCGCCCGCAGTTTCAAGACCCTGCCGCGGCCGGCGAAGCTGTTGGTGGAGCATCTGCGCAAGGTGGCGCAGTAGATGGTCATGGCGAGGACGGCCTCAACTGCTCACTTCTCCGGCGCAATCCCTGCATCCCGGATCACCTTCGCCCATTTCGCGATTTCCGCCGCAATAAACCCGCGAAAATGTTCCGGGGTGTCGCCAACCAGTTCGGCGCCCTGGCTGGCGAGCTTTTGCCTTACGGTCGGATCGCGCATCGCTTCGGTCGCGATCCCGTTCAACGCGGCGATGATGGCCGACGGGGTGCCGGCGGGCGCCACCATGCCGTACCAGTTCTCCACCCTTAACTCCGGCATCCCGGCTTCGGCGGTGGTGGGCACCTCCATCGCGGTCGGCGCGCGCTGCGGCGAGCCGACCACGATGGCGCGCAAGGTGCCGGCCCTGATCTGCGGCAGCACCGCCGGCAGATCGAGAAACGCCATTTGCACCTGCTGGCCCAGCAGGTCGTTCACCGCGGGCGCAGCACCCCGATACGGCACGTGAACGATGTCGATCCTTGCGGTGAGCTTGAGGAGTTCGCCCGCCAGATGCGGCAAGCTGCCGGGGCCGGAGGAGGTAAAATTGAGCTTGCCGGGCTGCGCCCTGGCGAGGGCGATCAGTTCGCTCATGTCGTGAGCGGGAACGTTGCCCGCGACCACCAGCATTTCCGGCACCGCGGCGACCAGGGTGACCGGCGCCAGATCCCTCAGTGTGTCATAGGCGATCTTTTCCATGCCCGGGCTGATGGCGAGCGCGCCCGCACTCGAGATCGCGATGGTATAGCCATCGGGTGCGGCCTTCGCCACAGCGTCGGTTCCGAGTACACCGCCTTGGCCGCCGCGATTGTCGATCACGACCGGCTGCTTCGTCAGTTCCGACATGCGCTGGCCGATCACGCGCGCGATGATGTCGTTGGGGCCGCCCGGCGGAAACGGCACGATTAGCCGGATCGGTTTTGCGGGATAATCCTGCGCCGAGGCGAACCTCGGAAACAGTAGGATGGAAAACCCGATCAGCAGCGCCCGCAGAATTTTCATGCAAGCCTCGGAGCGTTCGTCATGTTCGGCCAAAGCTTCCTGCCGGTGCACGGCGCGAATGGTCTGCGTTGCGGGGCATGGCGTCGTGGCAGCATGGCAGTATGGAGGACGTGGATGGCCGGGACGAAGCCGGCCATGACGGAAAATCCGATTAGCTATTGAGCAGTTTCATCGCCGCTTCGTGTACGCGCGGATCGCCGGCCGCGATGATGCGGCCACCGCCCTGGGCGGGCTTGCCTTCCCAGGTGGTGACGATGCCGCCGGCGCCGGTGATGATCGGGATCAATGCCGCGATATCGTAGGGTTTCAGTTCGGTCTCGATGACGAGATCGAGATGGCCGGCGGCGAGCATGCAGTAGGAATAGCAATCGCCGCCATAGCGCGTCAGCCGCACCGCGTCCTCGACGCGGCCGAAGGCGGTGCGGTCGGCGGCGTTCATCAGCAGTGGGCTGGTCGTGAACGAGGTTGCCTCGGCGAGCGAGGCGCAGCGCCGCACCGCCAGCTTCCGCGTCCCCGACGGCCCATGGTAATGCGCCGAACCGCTGTCGCCGGAAAAGCGCTCGCCGATAAAGGGCTGGTGCATCATTCCGAACACCGGCGTGCCCCGGTGCAATAGCGCGATCAGCGTGCCCCAGATCGGAAAGCCCGCGATGAAGGACTTGGTGCCATCGATCGGGTCCAGCACCCAGACATATTCGGCATCTTCGCGCTCGCTGCCGAATTCCTCGCCGACGATGCCGTGCTGGGGGAAGTTCGCCTTGATCAGCCGCCGCATCACCGCTTCCGCGGCGCGGTCGGCCTCGGTCACCGGATCGAAATCGTGGCTGCTGCTCTTGTTCTCGACGGATAGCGTGGTCCGAAAGAACGGCAGGATGGTTTCCCCGGACGAGGTCGCAAGCCGGCCGATGAAGGCTGTAAAATCGATAACCGTCACGGCTGTTCCTTTGGGGATGGCGCGGGATAGAGCATTGCGCGACTCTTGCCTGGCGCATTTTCGAGCGAAGTGGACACCGGCTCGCGTGACGAAAGCGCGTCAAAACAGGAATCTGGAGCTTCGGTTCTGACTCGATCAGAACCGATCATGCTCTAGCCCAATCCTTC
This genomic window contains:
- the gltB gene encoding glutamate synthase large subunit, giving the protein MSGSEFEREIINADALSATPDSKPEAQALENPAREHDWRPPAVGMYDPALEKDSCGVGFIANIKGKKSHQIVSDALNILCNLEHRGAVGADPRAGDGAGILVQIPHDFFVRKATEIGFQLPKQGDYAVGALFMPKEAAWRKVIKSIIADQIKAEGLMLLGWRDVPTDNSSLGETVKPTEPAHMQVFIGRNGAAKTEDEFERKLYILRKSISQAIYQRRDRGLAGYYPVSMSCRTVVYKGMFLADQLGKYYPDLSEPDFESALALVHQRFSTNTFPTWSLAHPYRMIAHNGEINTLRGNTNWMAARQASVHSELYGKDISRLWPISYEGQSDTACFDNALEFLVQGGYSLPHAVMMMIPEAWAGNPLMDEERRSFYEYHAALMEPWDGPAAIAFTDGRQIGATLDRNGLRPARYLVTSDDRIVMASEMGVLKIPEEHIVTKWRLQPGKMLLVDLEQGRLIPDDEIKAQLAKSHPYRAWLDRTQIVLEELPDAPTKGMRSNLPLLDRQQAFGYSQEDINILMTPMASTGEEANGSMGNDTPISALSDKPKPLFTYFKQNFAQVTNPPIDPIREELVMSLVSIIGPRPNLFDLQGVAGNKRLEVRQPILTDADLEKIRSISDIADSQFMSRTLDTTFHAGLGAAGLEQVLDELCARAEAAVREGVNIIILSDRMAGSDRIPIPSLLACAAVHHHLIRTGLRTSVGLVVESGEPREVHHFACLAGYGAEAINPYLAFETIVAMKDRLPAALDDYEIVKRYIKSIGKGLLKVMSKMGISTYQSYCGAQIFDAVGLKADFVSKYFVGTHTRIEGVGLAEIAEETARRHSDAFGDAPVYKTALDVGGEYAYRTRGEDHAWTAESVSTLQHAVRGNSLERYNAFAKILNEQSERLLTLRGLFKLKSAEDEKRKPVALDQVEPAKDIVRRFATGAMSFGSISREAHTTLAIAMNRIGGKSNTGEGGEESDRFKPLPNGDSMRSAIKQVASGRFGVTTEYLVNSDMMQIKMAQGAKPGEGGQLPGHKVDATIAKVRHSTPGVGLISPPPHHDIYSIEDLAQLIYDLKNVNPDGLVSVKLVSEIGVGTVAAGVAKARADHVTIAGFEGGTGASPLTSIKHAGSPWEIGLAETHQTLVRERLRSRIVVQVDGGFRTGRDVVIGALLGADEFGFATAPLIAAGCIMMRKCHLNTCPVGVATQDPVLRKRFTGQPEHVINYFFFVAEEVREIMASLGYRTFNEMVGQTQMLDQSTLVAHWKAKGLDFSKLFVRQKEEKGQKIYRAEAQNHHLEAVLDRRLIEKAQAALDRGAPVKFEMEINNTDRSAGAMLSGKVAKIYGHAGLPHDTISVNFKGTSGQAFGAWLTHGITFELEGEGNDYVGKGLSGGRIIIKPPRNSAIVPEESIIVGNTVMYGAIEGECYFRGIAGERFAVRNSGAVAVVEGAGDHCCEYMTGGIVVVLGKTGRNFAAGMSGGVAYVLDQSGDFPKLCNMAMVELEPVLSEEMINENAYHSTGDLEAHGRVDVFANLLESDIERLHILISRHAKLTGSARAADILANWKKYLPKFRKVIPVEYRRALKELKVNADAEPKIAIGA
- a CDS encoding Hsp20 family protein codes for the protein MRTYDLTPFYRSTVGFDRLFSLLDRATPDGGTGYPPYNIERTGDNSYRVTVAVSGFAQNELSIVAKENTLTIKGEKTAKVNGQDKAEVLYRGIAARAFERAFQLADFVVVKNASLENGLLHVDLVREIPEAKKPRSIPITTTAPAPQVVDGSAEKAAA
- a CDS encoding alpha/beta fold hydrolase; the protein is MTLVSIPANPVPENVVAGTIKTPDGAELRFARWAPPVGRKGTVCVFTGRSEQIEKYFETVRDLRDRGFAVAMIDWRGQGHSSRRLRDPRKGYVRDFSDYEVDVETFVQQVVLPDCPPPHFALAHSMGGAVMLRVAHAGKRWFDRMVLSAPMIDLPGRRTSFPVRAFLRALRLAGQGGRYIPGGSDMLIGSESFVNNPLTSDPVRFARNAAILEEDPTLGLGSPTVAWADTAFRAMHGFRAADYPSQIRQPILMLAASNDSVVSTAAIEEFAYHLRAGSHLVIAGAKHEILQEQDRYRAQFWAAFDAFVPGTPLFK